The genomic DNA CTGGCCCGTGGCGGCAGCTTGGCCGGATTCAGGACGTTCTCACCGTAGCAGGCGAGCAGGGCCGGGAGCCAGCCGCCGGCGTTGGTGTTGACCTCGATCAGCCGGGGTCCGGCGGCGGTCTGGTGAAAGTCGTAGCCCATCATCAGGGCATCGTGCCCGGGATCAAACTGGGCGATTTCTGGCAGCTCGGACCAAAGCCTGGCACGGTAGGACGGGTTGCGGCTCAACCGGTAAAGACATTTGACTAGTTGGGCCATCTGCCTGAACGACCGGCGGGGCAGGAGCGCCGGCTGGTTGCTGATCACGTCCGTGTAGGGATGCATTCGGACCTCCTCGCATAGGTTCCGCTTATCTTGCCACACCCGGCGCATTTGCCCAAGTCCTTGAAATGTCCCTTGGAAAATTCTTTCATCCGGGCTTTGACAGGGCCTCATCCTCCGGCATACTTATGAGGCGGCATCCTGTTGCCAACATTCATTGACCCTAAAGGAGACCTGATCATGACTCAACCGCTGAACCTGAACGACGCCCTGAAGCAGGCCATCCAGACCGAAAAAGATGTGATGGATTTTTATAAGCGGGCGGCCGAAGCCACGCAGAATTCCCAGGGCAAGAAAGTTTTTGAAACCCTGGCCAAAGATGAGTACGAACATGCCGGCCACTTCTTCCATGTCTACCCCGGCACGGATCTCGGCGCCTTCGAGGATTTCATGAAGCGTCCGCCGTCGGCGGGGCTGGCCCTGCACGCCAATCTGGAAAAGGCCCTGGCTGCCGGCGGGAGCGAGCGCCAGGCCATGGAAATCGCCATGAAAGAAGAGCAGAAGCTGGAAAAGGATCTGCTCGACACTGCCGCGCGCATCAGCGATCCGAAAATCAAGGCGGTTTTCGAGAAGATGGCCAAGGAGACCAATCACCACTACCAGATCATCGAATCGGAATATGC from Desulfuromonas acetexigens includes the following:
- a CDS encoding ferritin-like domain-containing protein, whose amino-acid sequence is MTQPLNLNDALKQAIQTEKDVMDFYKRAAEATQNSQGKKVFETLAKDEYEHAGHFFHVYPGTDLGAFEDFMKRPPSAGLALHANLEKALAAGGSERQAMEIAMKEEQKLEKDLLDTAARISDPKIKAVFEKMAKETNHHYQIIESEYARIMGMVHETDINTFVRE